The following are encoded in a window of Arthrobacter sp. OAP107 genomic DNA:
- a CDS encoding DoxX family membrane protein — MLRPAALPSLRILLGVLFMWFGALKVAGVSPVAAMVAGTLPWADPHMVVPVLGAVEVLLGAALVSGVALRLALPVLAAHLCGTFLTFVMLPGLMFAQGDPLLLTEDGEFVMKNLVLIGATLALIAHAPARPRNLGPAWTLPAPSRAAVKK; from the coding sequence GTGCTGCGCCCGGCGGCGTTGCCTTCGCTGCGAATTTTGCTGGGCGTCCTTTTCATGTGGTTCGGGGCGCTGAAAGTGGCAGGCGTCTCGCCGGTTGCGGCGATGGTCGCCGGAACCCTTCCGTGGGCGGACCCGCACATGGTGGTTCCTGTTCTCGGTGCGGTCGAAGTGCTGCTCGGCGCGGCGCTCGTCAGCGGGGTGGCCCTTCGCCTGGCACTGCCGGTCCTCGCCGCGCACCTGTGCGGAACGTTCCTGACCTTCGTGATGCTGCCCGGGCTGATGTTTGCCCAGGGCGACCCGCTGCTTCTGACCGAGGACGGCGAGTTCGTCATGAAGAATCTCGTCCTCATCGGGGCGACACTGGCCTTGATCGCCCATGCTCCCGCCAGACCACGGAACCTCGGCCCGGCATGGACGCTGCCGGCACCCTCCCGGGCGGCCGTTAAGAAATAG